The genomic stretch TTTTGACAGGTACGCCAAATCGCCGCTGTCCAGACGGATGCCAATGAAATTAATGCGGTCGCCGAATTCCTTGGCAACCCTAATCGCGTTCGGCATGCCTGAACGAAGCGTGTCATACGTGTCAACTAAGAAGACGCAATCCTTATGTGTTTCCGCGTATTTTTTGAAAGCTGTATATTCATCGCGGTAAGCCTGCACAAGCGCATGCGCATGTGTGCCGGAAACCGGGATATTAAAGCGCTTTCCGGCTCTTACATTGCTTGTCGCGCTAAAGCCGCCGATTAAGGCTGCTCTCGCTCCCCACATGGCCGCATCCATTTCGTGCGCCCGTCTTGTTCCGAATTCAAGCGCAACTTCATCACCGATGACGCCTTTAATCCGGGCAGCCTTTGTTGCGATTAATGTTTGATAGTTCACAATGTTGAGCAAAGCTGTTTCAATCAGCTGCGCTTCTACCAGGGGTGCCTCCACCCTCATAATCGGCTCATTGTTAAAAACGAGTTCTCCTTCTTTCATGGAGTAAAGTGAACCTGTAAAAGATAAGCCGCGCAAATATTCAATAAAATCTTCATGATACCCGAGTTCATCCTGTAAATAACTCAAATCGCTATCCGTAAACTTGAAATTTTCCAAGTATTCAATGGCTTTTTCCAAGCCCGCAAATACGGCATAGCCATTTTCAAACGGAAGCCTTCTGAAAAACAGCTCAAAAATCGCTTTCTTTTCATGAATGCCGTCTCTCCAGTACGTTTCCGCCATATTGATCTGATAAAGGTCTGTATGTAATGACAGGCTGTCATCTTTAAATCCGTACTCTAACACTGTTTTTCCCCTTCCTTACTCTGCCACTTGCGCTCCGATGCTGTTTGCAAAATGGGAAAGAGCCCATGCGTGCCCCTCCTGATTAAAGCTGGCAACAGCTTGTTTATGCACAACAATCCGAAAACCTTTGTTGTATGCGTCAACAGCTGTATGCAACACACAAATATCTGTGCAGACACCGGCAAGATGCAGTTCGCCAATCTGCCGCTCTCTGAGTTTGAGCTCTAAATCAGTTCCCGCAAAAGCAGAATATCTCGTTTTTTCCATGTAGTAAACATTAGGTTCATGTTCATGTTTCTGATATAGAGGCAAAAGCTTTCCGTACAGATCTTTTCCTTCCGTGCCTTTTATATTATGCGGAGGAAAAAGACGGGTTTCAGGGTGATATTGATCCCCTTCATCATGAGAATCTACTGCTAATACGACGTAATCACCGTTTGTGATGAATTCTTTAGTTAAATTGACGATCGCCTCTTCAATCATTCTGCCGGGCTCCCCGCAGGTCAATTTTCCGTCACTCGCCACAAAATCATTCGTATAATCAATACAAATAAGTGCTTTTTTCATAGCCGGCCTCCCCGCCATCAGTATGAGAACATTATATCTTATCTCCAGTTGTAAGTGAATTGCCATGAACAAAAAGACAAACGGTCCGTTTGTCTCTTACGATTTCAGTACTGACCGATTATAAATGTCGTCCTGAATATATATCAATTCACGATTCACAGCGATATCAGCCGCAATGACGATGCCTAAGGGCGTATGAAACTGGAGATCAGATACAATCTTGAAAGGCACTCCGTACCGGCTCGCCATTTGGATATAAGAAGAGTAAGACTGATACTGAAGCTCTCCATTAATCAAAAGGGTGACGTTATGGCTGTTTTTCAGCTCGTGCTCTGCCTCTTTATACGGTTTGCTTCTAAGCACCTGTCCTTTCGTCAGTGCCAAAACGACTCTTTCTCTTAAAGAGCCTAAAAACAAATGGCGCTCGTCAGGCTTTGTCTCCAAAGGCCCATACATTCCTTGCTGCAAATAGAGATCCATTTTATCTTCACTCAAAAGCCTGTCCTCCCGTCTTGTTTGTCTTCATTATCACCTGATCAGGCAGGAGCTAAACTTTCAAGCGCCGTTTACATTTCTGTTACCCAATGAATGATTTTTTTGGCCAGCTCACCAGCAGGGGTTTCCTCTGTATGCCGGCGCAACGACGCTTCCAGCCGTTCAGGCAGAGTTGCTTTATCTTCTTCATAGGAAATGATCGTGCTCCACTCCAGCTGCGGTACCGCTACAAGCGTGCGCAGTTCTTTTCTGTTTTCATGCAGATACACGTCCGTGATCATTCCGGTTTGCGTATTGATATTTGCTTTTCTGATTTTCATAACATGACCTCTCTATTCAAAGACTACCCATATTATACAATAAAAAAGCAACAGCCTCTTGTGAAAAGGCTGTTACCCGTTAAACGAAACTGTTTCATCAGTGATATCGGCATCTTTGAAGAGAGTTTTACTCGTTTGGTTGTTAATCTTCACAAAATCACCAAGCTGAAATGTGCCTGACCCCGCCCCTGAATGAGCGACGCTTTTGGGCGAAATCGCAAATACGTCTCCAAAGCTTGCCGCGGCATTATCCGTAACTGACATGATATAAATCGGCCCCACAATTGCAGGCATTTCCCCACCTCCGCATTGATTTACAGCATCATATGCAAGGAGCCGATAATGGTGCCCGCCTATTCAGCTGGCTTTGCGTTTTCCTCGAGTCGTGACCGCTGGCGCAGCTTGATCAAGCGGACAATATTCAGGAAGAACGCCTTCACTACCGCATAAACCGGCACCGCTAAAATCATGCCGAGAATTCCGCCGAAGCTTCCCGCTCCGATTAATAGCAAAATAATCGTAAGCGGATGGGTATTCAGCCGCTTTCCGATCACAAGAGGAGACAGCAGGTTTCCGTCCAGCTGCTGAACGATGACGACCACAATAATCGCAAACAGCGCTTTGGCCGGCGAGTCCATAAAACCGACAATGACAGCCGGCGCGGCACCGAGAAAAGGCCCGACATAGGGAATGATATTGGTAATCGCCATGACAATCCCAAGAATCAGGGCATACGGCAGTCCGGCAATTAAATAGCCGATAAAACACGCTGTTCCGACAAAAAGACAGATTAACAGCTGCCCCTGGAAATATGCCGCAAGCGTATCGGATAAATCTTTAAAAATCTTTAAGCCTTCTGTCCGATAAGAAGCCGGTAGAATTTTTACTGCCAAATGCGGAAAGCGGTGTCCGTCTTTCAGCATGTAAAAAAGGATAAATGGAACAGTAATAATAACAAGCGTGATGTTTGTCACGACACCAAACACCGCAGATAAACTGGACGTGATATTTTGCGGCAGGTTTTGGAGAAAACTTGTCAATGACTGTTCAATTTTTGATATCGATACATAATCCTGGTTCATCATCCAGGTAAACCATTGAGAATGGGACAAATCCTTTGTCAGCGCCTGAATCTGTTTTATATAATCAGGAAGGTTGTTAAACAGCCCTGTCACCTGTGCGGTGATGATAGGTCCGACTGACGCTGAAATAAAGGCAAGCAAACCGATAAACAGTAAATAGATCAATAGAATGGATAATGTCCGCGGAATTTTTTTCTCAAGCAGGCGGACGACCGGATTAAATATGAAATACAAAATTCCCGCAATTAGCATCGGGAAAAACAATGTCGAGATAAAAACAATAAACGGCTGAAATACAAATGAAACTTTTGTTGCTACAAAAATAATCAGCAAAACAAATAAAATCTGCAATGTCCAAAAATGGACTTTTGATTTCAACAAGCTTTGTTCCTCCTAGTTTTTCTTTGTCTGTCAGATAAAAGAACTTATACCCCATCATTGTAACAAAAATGAACTCATATCAGAACTCTTAATATAATGAAAGGAGTGTTGGTGATGAAGGCCGTGACATACGATACAGATTCAGAACTGGCTTATATCTATGTTCTTCCTCCGAAAAAGAACAGGAATGTACGGACTGAGGAGCTCAGAGTCAATGATTGTCTCCTGCTGGATATCAGCCAAGATGGCAAAATCGCCGGATTCGAATGTTTTGGTGAGGCAGCACACCTCTGTGCCCCATTTGCCGGGAAATCCCGGCTGTATGTAAAAGATTCAGACGGTTATCATTTTCGGGTCTGCCAGCATGCTTCAGTCCGTTCCTGCTATACGGTGTACCGTGTCACTTTCTGTTTTTCAGATGGTGACTATCAGGAATTTGCCGGCTTTGACCTTGATGGAACAATGTATCATAGTGCGTTTTTACAGCGCTTAACTGAAAAATAGGACGTCCTGTTGTACGCCTATTTTTCATGCGCAAGCACTGTTAGACCCGCTCACTGTAATCTGGGGTGACGGAAATCATGTGCTGGATTCTGATCAAACAAACAGAATTTCGGGCTCCTTCAATTGTGATATGGTCAGGTTTTACATCGATCAGTCTGCCTCTGACCGTATCTCGTACTGTCTGTATAACGAACCTTGAGCCGATGAGCTTTTTAATGGTCTGATAGACATAAGGATCGACTAAAGAGACCAGTTGCGGACTACCTTGGTTGACCATACTTTTATCCCCTTTGTGTGTTTTATCTCAGCTTATGCCGCGCTTATGGATAATGACACAGGCTTACCTGATAAAACAAAGGGGTGCGGAGATTTTAGGAGAATACGTTTGGAGGCGGGTGTAAAGGAAGTATCGATGAAGCGGAGACAGCGAAGAAAGCTGGCGCTGTTCCGTACTTATACAGGCTTTATCACGGATGCCTGGGCTTGGTCGATTAATTGGTCCAGCTTTTCTATTTTTTTTCGTGCGGTTGAAGGATCAATTTGGCGGTAATGATGGTGGCCGCCCGGCTCTTCATCCAGTTCGTCCGCTTTTTTGACAATCTGCTGCAGTGTGTTTTTATCTAATTCGCCTTCAGGCAAATAGGAATCTGTATGAAGCAAAATGGCTAGTGCAATCTCTTTTGCTGCTTTCGGTTCCTCGCCAAGCCGAATCAGAAGTTTATGCGCCCGTTCCGCCCCTTTAATGGCATGAATGTCATTTCTTTTGTATTTCTCATAATCCCACTTTCCGTCTGTATACCATTCATAATGGCCAATGTCATGAAGCAGTGCCGCTTTTGCTGCTAAATCAGGATTAATGTCAGCCTTCACAGACAGCCTGTATGCATGATAAGCGCAGGCAATCGCATGTGCCACGCCGGAACGCTGAAGATATTTTTGTGCAATTGGATGGGTGAAAACATCCATTAATGTAACCTTTCTCATGGAAACCCCTCCTTTAGATATTTTTAGAATCCTAACATAATTTGCAGAGAAACTCAATTCTTATGTCACATCATTTTGATCTTCTTATCATCATTGTTATACCCTAAAAGCAACGTTTCAGTCAGTATATGCGGCTGTTCAATAAAATGCGCTGGCTGCAGCCTTTTGTATAAAAAAAAGAGCAGAAAATATCTGCTCTACAAAAACTCTTTAATATCATAAATGCGGCCGTTTTCCGTCCCTTTTTCTAGTAAAGAAAGCAGCGTGCCGGCAATAAAGTCCGGACTGCGAAGGCTTCCTGTTTCATTTAATTTCCGGAATCGTTCAATGTGGTGGAAATCCTTTTTCGATGAAGAACGGATGACGGCCTGCATCTCAGTGTCCATCACTCCAGGTGAGAACGAAATCATGTTCACCGGCAGCTCTTCATCCTCCTGTTCAAATCCGAATGTCCTCGTAAACATGTCGAGCCCGGCTTTTGAACTGCAATACGCGCTCCATCCCTTATATGGATTTTTGGCGGCTCCTGAAGTAATGTTGACAACCGTCTTTTTGCCGCTGTATGAAGCAAACCGTTTTGTAAACAGCTGACTCAAAAGCACGGGCGCAGTCAGGTTCAGCTGATAATGGCGCTGAAGCTCGTCAAGAGACGCTTCGCCGGCACGTTTGATCGGCGTTACCATTCCGGCGTTATTAATAAGGGTAATACCAGAATAACGATCTGAATCGATGGATGAGAGCAATGTTTCAAATTGCTGTTCAGCTTCTTCGAGATTGATGAGGTCTATTTGATGCTGCGTTAGTTTTTTGTGAGAGACATCTGTTTTCGTTCTGGATAAGGCATGGACTTCATGCCCCTTTTCTAAAGCCTGTAATGCAATGGCTTGACCCAGCCCTTTTGACGCTCCGGTGATGATATAAAGTTCCATTGGAAACCTCCTTTTCCGTTATTATTGTACGGCACCTCTTTTACACAACACAAGCACGCGGCCTACGCCTTCTTGTTTTCCTGCGCTGTGACTTTTGGGATGAGGAACACGATGCCTGCAATTCCGAGCAGGATCAGTACGACATAGATCATCGGCAGCAGCAATGATGATGTTTCTTGTTCATCTTCTGTTTCCGTTGATGATGTCTTTGTCATTGGTTTTTCAGCAAAAGTAATTCCAAGCTGTTTCGACTGGGCCGCAATCGTGTTGGAATCCTCGGCATTTGTTGATGTAAACAAATCTTTTATCAGCTCGGCGTCCTTGTCCTTCGGTTTATCAAAAGTGATATCCTTTTGTTCCTCAGGCAGTTCTGTTTTTTCTTCATAGTAGGTATCTTCATGCAAATAATTCGTATCGATTTCGATGTCTTTTTTCTCATACTGGTTTGGCGCGACATCTGTATTTTCTTCAGTTTGGGCAGCCGCTGCAGAGGGTATGAAAAGGGAAAAGGAGAGCATACAAATCATGATCCCCTTTTCCATGCTGCGATCACGCTTCATACGTTTCATCGCTTTCTGCTGTGTGTTCAGCCATCAACCGGATAATCAGCGGCAGAGCCACGGCAATCACCGTAATGATCAGCAGAACTGTTATTCCCATTGTAAACAAGTGCCCAGTACCGTACTGGATGTCGATATATACTTTCGAAACCGGATCTTCAAATGTAAAGTTCGGCATGATCAAATCAATAAGCGGTGCGACATAGAATAGGATCATTGCTGCTGAAGCAACCCAGCCAGGGATTGATCCGAATCTGAATGCCGTCCGGATGAAGGCAGAGCTTGCGACCAGCAATAGAATCGTAAACACCGACCACTTAATCGTCTGATCGTCCGGCAGTGAATAAATATTCAAGCCGAACAAGCTGATCATAAGTCCGACAAGGATATTCAGAATTCCGAATAACGCTCCTTTGACGAGAAGCGGTGCGTTTTGGTAATACGAGCTGAAATAGCCGATTAACAGACTGCTGATCAACACAATGACAAGGATGACAACCGGAGGTACCGTCTGAATTTTTTCTTCCGGAACCTCTCCGCTGATTTTAAGCGGATTCGCTAAGTAATCATATACATAGCCATTGTTTTGCCCGTCTACTAATGTATTTCCGAGTATGCCGTATACGTCATTTCGCACGAGTTTCGTGGAGGCGACATTTTTCCCCCAGTTGTTGTTTAAGGTGTCGGCTTTCGCTTGAACATCATTAACGCTTTGCTGCATGTTGGTTGTGTAATCAATGATGCCGGACTGGCGATCAGACAATGAACCCATCATGTCTGACATTTGCAGCACTTCCTGGCCGACCGTATCTTGGACACTCAGTGCCATGGTACCAGACAGCCCATCGTTGCTGAACGTCGCAGATTCCTGTGTTGCGCCCGTTACAAGCTGTTCTGACGCTTTTGCGGCACTTTCAGAGATTTTCGTCAGTTCGTCGAGAACACCTGCTTGAGAGTCACGGATATAGCCGCTGTAGTCGTCCGCAAATTTGGTCATGCCGTCGATGAAGCTGTTAATATCCTCATCTGTTTGCATCGTGTTGTTTTTGAGAGCTTCCCAGCTGGCTGATTCTTCAGGTGTGAGAGCCAGGACTGATTGGACGTTGCCATCTTGCTCTTGGATGACTTCACCTTTAATAATAGTCAAAGAGCCTAGATCCAGATTATCATTTAGCGTAGACTTATATAAATTTAAAGAGTTGTAATACTTCATCAAGTTAGAAATATTATCAGTTTCAATTCTACTTGAAAAAATTGAACTTAGTTTTTCTTTCTGATCTATATAGCCTCTACTCTGCAAAGTTTGTATTATTTCGTCTTCCAAATTGTATATTAACCTATAAGCATCATTGACATTATTATCAAAATCAACCAACTTTTTTGTTAAGTCACCAATTTGATCATTTAATTTTGAAACTGTTTTATTTAACTCTTTAATTTCTTGATTTAACTCATCAATATGTTTCTCTAGTTTGTTGTTATGTTCCTCTTGTTTTTCTTGAAGTGCATTTTCTATTTCCTCTAATTTTATCGCTGCTTCGTTCAGACGTTTTTTTGCACCTGAAATATCAGTTTCACCGTCAGCTCCGTCACCCTGTAGCCCATCACTTTGATTTGAGCCATCGTTTTCATCTGCGAGTTCAATCAAAGAGAAATCTGTTTTAGAGGTTCCTGTATTCTCCGTGTTTGTATCTTGTTCAGGAACGTTTTTTGAAGATTCTTGATGTTTTTGTCCCGTTTCAATGTTAGTTTGAACATCATTTTGTGATCCATTATCTTGAGTACCCTCTTCTGATGAGCCAGTATCTTCATTTGTTGGCTGATCATCGGATGTTGGAATATCATTCGACGGTTCTTCAGTATTAGGAGAATCATCGGTTGATGGTTCTTCAGCATCGGGTGTTGTTGGTTTTTCTTGTTCAGGTTCTTTTAACCCTTCAGAGATATCTTTAATTTCAGTTGCAACATTTTTGAGCTCATCCCGCTGCTTCTCTAAATCCAATTTTATATCTTCAATATCTTCCTTATCTGTGTCATCTTTATTATCAGATGTGTCTTCTCCATCTTCCTTTTCGTCGCTTTCCTTAGGTTTAAGTAAACTAAGGCGGTTCTTCCCGATATTCTCTTGCAATTGATTTAAATTTTGATATTTAATAGCTTCATATTGACTTTTATATCGAGATAGAAATGCATTAAACATGTCATTCTCAATTTTTTTCATACCCATTTCTTGCAATGGCACTTGATTTTGCCTTAACTTTTCAGCATTGTTCAACGCAAGGTTTGTCAGTCCTATTTGTGTCTTCGCTTGGCCGATCCCGGTTGCCAATCCGCTCATGCGTTCGCTGAACTGATTCGCCTTTTGCTGTGCCTGGATGGCATCCAGACCTGTCCGGATTTGCTGCTGTGTTGAATCCTGGGCTGCCAAAAGCAGCTTTTTCTGATTCTCTTGATATTCTTTGTACCTTTCAACTGTATCAATGAATTCTTTCAGCGTGTTTTTGGCTTCCTCCGCCGTAGAAGCTTTTTCTTTTGTCGTGCCTTGCGCTTCATTCATTGATTTCTTCAGCTCATCGATTAAGTCTTTTTGCTGTTTGATTTCACCTGCTAAATCATTAGAGCTTGGTTTGTAAAAGTTGTACATGACATTCTGGAATTCAGATTCTTTATTGACGATCTTGTCAAATTCTCCTCTGATGTTGTCCACTTTTTGCGAAACAAAATTCCAGTATAAGGCCGACATTTTTTTGTTCATTGTCTTTTGGGCATCCTCAAGCTCACGCTGAACTTTTTCTTTGTTAACCGCATTCAGGTTATCTTGAATGCTGAATTCGAGCGTTGCCTTTTGAGGATGGTCTTTGTCATAGCTCAAAATGTTTTTTGAGAAGTCTGAGGGAATGTAGACAATCGCATCGTATTTCTTTGAAGCGAGACCGGTCTCGGCCGCGCTTCGGTTTACGACCGTCCACGAATAATCAGGACGTTCACCCAGAACGGCCGCTACTTCCTTGCCGAACTGGGCGGATTTGTCCTCTTCATCAGACTTTACCTCATCACTCAATACGCCTGTGTCTTCATTCACCACCGCGATTTGCCGGGTAGAATTGACTGCTTTTTTCGTTGGGTCGTCTCCGATAAATCGGAAAAACAACACCGGCAGCAGCAAAATGATGATGACGGCGGATATTAACTTGATCAAGCTTTTTCGTTGTTCTGTCATCTAGCACTCTCCCTTTCAGCAGAACATAAAGGAATTTGAACTTTTTGCTCCTTCCCGTTTTCCACAACATATCCGAAGCCCGGCTGAATCTCAGGCTCCTGTCTTTGGTACGGGAGAGGAATGACATTTTGCTCAGACTTTTTCATCAGCAGAATCGCGTGGCGGATTTGCTTCATCTCAGTCGTCAAGGAGTCATAGCCTTTTGAGAATTCGCTGTGGTTTCCGCCCGGGATAAAGCTGAACCCAAGATGAGCGTATGATTTCATGAAGTTAGCGAGACGATCTTGTATTCTCGTATCAATCGTCTGCTGGAATCTCGTTATCCCGTCAATCATCAGCACGACTTGTGAGAATCGCAGATTTTGTGCGTCTCCTTGGCGGACGGCTTCTACATACATGGCTTCTCTTGTTTTGAAAATGTCTTCTGCTGTTTCAATCCACTGCTCAATATCTTCTTTCGTTTCCAAATATGAAACATCTGATTCCTTCGCATAATGAGATAAGCCGCGGTCAATCGAGTCAAACAGGCCGATCATTTCGGTTTCATCATCAATCAGATGTTCAAGCATGACTTTTAGGACGTTTGTTTTCCCGCGCTGAGTTTGGCCTAAAATCAGGCAGTGCTTATGCTTGCCCAAATCAAAATAGACTGGGCTGACTGTTTCTTCATGAAGCCCGATCGGTACAGATAAAGGCTTGCGTTCCAGCTTGAAGCGGATAGACAATTCTCTCGTCGACAAGCTCTCAGGCAGCATCGGAATCGGTGCCGGCTGCTCCATTGAAGCAAATCGCCCTTGAAGTTTCTGTACGTCTGATTTCAGCTCGTTGAACATGCCGATATCATCATCGGCGTCAACAGGCAGGAACATTTGCGCGAAATAAAGCTCTTCCTTTTGAATGATGACGCGTCCCGGAATCGGCTCAAGATTGAATTTCGGACGGCCGTAAATGGAATATCCTTCTGATTGATCCATGAGATAATGGACAATCTTTGTTTTCAAGTTATTTAACAATGACTGGCGGACAGCATTCACCCGCGTTGCTGTCAGCATAAAGTAGATACCCAAGCTTTGTCCGTCTCTGGAAAGCTGGACAAATTCCGATTCAAGCTCATGCATCTCATCCTTGACAATGTCAAAGTTGTCAATGGTGATAAAAATGAATGGAAGCTCTTCTTCGCTCAGCGCATTGTACATTTTGATGTGGCTGATTTCTTTTTCCCGGAACAAACGTTTACGGCGGTCAATTTCTTCTTTGATGCGAATCATGAACTTTTCAATTTTCCTTGACTGGTCCATCAGGAAGTAATCCGCGGTATGCGGGAGCTTCGCTAATGGCAGCAGCGTTCCGTTTCCGAAATCAAAGATATAGACATGAAGCTCTTCAGGTGTGTATACGTCCGCAAAACTCATCAGGAACGTTGCGGCTGCAATCGATTTTCCGTAGCCCGAAGAGCCGAAGATGCCGATATTTCCATCTTCCATCATCTT from Bacillus subtilis subsp. subtilis str. 168 encodes the following:
- the yueB gene encoding ESX secretion system; calcium-dependent phage SPP1 attachment site (Evidence 1a: Function from experimental evidences in the studied strain; PubMedId: 15576783, 24798022, 27179995; Product type t: transporter) translates to MTEQRKSLIKLISAVIIILLLPVLFFRFIGDDPTKKAVNSTRQIAVVNEDTGVLSDEVKSDEEDKSAQFGKEVAAVLGERPDYSWTVVNRSAAETGLASKKYDAIVYIPSDFSKNILSYDKDHPQKATLEFSIQDNLNAVNKEKVQRELEDAQKTMNKKMSALYWNFVSQKVDNIRGEFDKIVNKESEFQNVMYNFYKPSSNDLAGEIKQQKDLIDELKKSMNEAQGTTKEKASTAEEAKNTLKEFIDTVERYKEYQENQKKLLLAAQDSTQQQIRTGLDAIQAQQKANQFSERMSGLATGIGQAKTQIGLTNLALNNAEKLRQNQVPLQEMGMKKIENDMFNAFLSRYKSQYEAIKYQNLNQLQENIGKNRLSLLKPKESDEKEDGEDTSDNKDDTDKEDIEDIKLDLEKQRDELKNVATEIKDISEGLKEPEQEKPTTPDAEEPSTDDSPNTEEPSNDIPTSDDQPTNEDTGSSEEGTQDNGSQNDVQTNIETGQKHQESSKNVPEQDTNTENTGTSKTDFSLIELADENDGSNQSDGLQGDGADGETDISGAKKRLNEAAIKLEEIENALQEKQEEHNNKLEKHIDELNQEIKELNKTVSKLNDQIGDLTKKLVDFDNNVNDAYRLIYNLEDEIIQTLQSRGYIDQKEKLSSIFSSRIETDNISNLMKYYNSLNLYKSTLNDNLDLGSLTIIKGEVIQEQDGNVQSVLALTPEESASWEALKNNTMQTDEDINSFIDGMTKFADDYSGYIRDSQAGVLDELTKISESAAKASEQLVTGATQESATFSNDGLSGTMALSVQDTVGQEVLQMSDMMGSLSDRQSGIIDYTTNMQQSVNDVQAKADTLNNNWGKNVASTKLVRNDVYGILGNTLVDGQNNGYVYDYLANPLKISGEVPEEKIQTVPPVVILVIVLISSLLIGYFSSYYQNAPLLVKGALFGILNILVGLMISLFGLNIYSLPDDQTIKWSVFTILLLVASSAFIRTAFRFGSIPGWVASAAMILFYVAPLIDLIMPNFTFEDPVSKVYIDIQYGTGHLFTMGITVLLIITVIAVALPLIIRLMAEHTAESDETYEA